One genomic window of Acidobacteriota bacterium includes the following:
- a CDS encoding RES family NAD+ phosphorylase — protein MPDRLAATPSAPATSPEGRFHHGGQVAAYASLTAEGAEIAIRRYLGDGLARQLVSMWLKADRLADCRGNPGASIVWQDLRASGAPSPTWSYSDAARAAGAQAMLYSSRSRPELSHVVVFEPACLTPAP, from the coding sequence CTGCCAGACAGATTGGCAGCCACGCCCTCTGCGCCGGCCACGTCGCCGGAAGGCCGATTCCACCATGGCGGACAGGTTGCCGCCTACGCTTCGCTGACTGCCGAAGGTGCTGAGATTGCGATCCGGCGCTATCTCGGAGACGGTCTCGCCCGGCAGCTCGTGTCCATGTGGCTCAAGGCTGACCGCCTCGCGGACTGCCGCGGCAATCCGGGCGCCTCCATCGTGTGGCAAGACCTGCGCGCCTCTGGCGCTCCCTCGCCGACATGGTCCTATTCCGATGCAGCCCGCGCCGCCGGCGCGCAGGCCATGCTCTACTCCTCGCGTTCGCGCCCGGAGCTCAGCCATGTGGTGGTGTTCGAACCCGCCTGCCTGACGCCGGCGCCTTGA
- a CDS encoding DUF3617 family protein, producing the protein MRRVLALIPFLMIAGAAAAEPLKVSKGNWYATSDVYFDFSMDGEKVDIPSEHDIIDECWATDADVTIDESMASVMGECRATDSRTREHAFDMNLACDFDGTPMIGTASFAVSKGGDSFYGRIHLAGKVEGWPIEAEGVLLGHKTGACTGQN; encoded by the coding sequence ATGCGCCGTGTCCTGGCACTGATACCGTTCCTGATGATTGCTGGCGCCGCCGCCGCCGAGCCGCTGAAGGTGTCGAAGGGGAACTGGTATGCGACCAGCGATGTCTATTTCGACTTCTCGATGGACGGCGAGAAGGTCGATATCCCCTCGGAGCACGACATCATCGACGAATGCTGGGCTACCGATGCGGACGTGACCATCGACGAGAGCATGGCGAGCGTGATGGGGGAGTGCCGGGCAACCGACAGCCGGACCCGGGAACACGCATTCGACATGAACCTTGCCTGCGACTTTGACGGCACGCCGATGATCGGCACAGCGTCGTTCGCGGTGTCCAAGGGCGGCGACAGCTTTTACGGGCGCATCCATCTGGCGGGAAAGGTAGAGGGCTGGCCGATTGAAGCAGAAGGCGTGTTGCTGGGTCACAAGACCGGCGCCTGCACCGGCCAGAACTGA
- the mtaB gene encoding tRNA (N(6)-L-threonylcarbamoyladenosine(37)-C(2))-methylthiotransferase MtaB — translation MPDTAPPSGPTVITLGCRLNTYESEVMRRHALVAGLGEAVIVNTCAVTAEAVRGARQAIRRAAKDNPGAPILVTGCAAQTDPAMFAAMPEVTRVIGNHEKMQAETWAPLDLLGGAEKVRVNDIMSVRETAAHLIDGMEGRARAYVQVQNGCDHRCTFCIIPYGRGNSRSVPAGEVVAQVRRLVETGHHEVVLTGVDLTSWGGDLPGAPQLGNLVQRILKLVPDLRQLRISSIDAIEMDEALLEAMGEARVAPYLHLSLQHGDNLILKRMKRRHDREAAIALAERLRMIRPDIALGADIIAGFPTETEAHFESSLRLVEDCGLSFLHAFPYSPRAGTPAAKMPQVAKPEIKARAARLRAAGEAALVRHFTRHVGEVREALVERGTAARLPDFTQVALDADGEGGQIVPVRITGHDGKQLLGETLT, via the coding sequence ATGCCGGACACTGCCCCTCCTTCTGGCCCGACGGTGATTACCCTCGGATGCCGCCTCAACACCTATGAGTCCGAGGTGATGCGCCGGCATGCGCTGGTGGCGGGTCTCGGCGAGGCGGTGATCGTCAATACCTGCGCGGTGACGGCGGAGGCGGTGCGCGGGGCACGCCAGGCGATCCGGCGGGCGGCGAAGGACAATCCGGGCGCGCCGATCCTGGTGACGGGGTGCGCGGCGCAGACGGACCCGGCGATGTTTGCTGCGATGCCGGAAGTGACGCGCGTCATCGGCAATCACGAGAAGATGCAGGCCGAAACCTGGGCGCCGCTGGACCTCCTCGGCGGCGCGGAAAAAGTCCGCGTCAACGACATCATGAGCGTGCGCGAGACCGCCGCGCATCTGATCGACGGCATGGAAGGCCGCGCCCGCGCCTATGTGCAGGTCCAGAACGGCTGCGACCACCGCTGCACCTTCTGCATCATCCCCTACGGGCGCGGAAACTCGCGCTCGGTGCCGGCGGGGGAGGTGGTGGCGCAGGTGCGCCGGCTCGTCGAGACGGGGCACCACGAAGTCGTGCTGACGGGCGTGGACCTGACGAGCTGGGGCGGCGACCTGCCGGGGGCGCCGCAGCTGGGCAATCTCGTGCAGCGTATCCTGAAACTGGTGCCGGACCTGCGCCAGCTGCGGATTTCCTCGATTGACGCCATCGAGATGGATGAGGCGCTGCTGGAGGCGATGGGCGAGGCGCGCGTGGCGCCTTACCTGCACCTGTCGCTGCAGCACGGCGACAACCTGATCCTGAAGCGCATGAAGCGGCGCCATGACCGCGAGGCGGCGATTGCGCTGGCGGAGCGGCTGCGCATGATCCGCCCGGACATTGCTCTGGGCGCGGACATTATCGCCGGCTTCCCGACCGAGACCGAAGCGCATTTCGAGAGTTCCTTGCGGCTGGTCGAGGACTGCGGCCTGTCTTTCCTGCATGCCTTCCCCTACAGCCCGCGCGCCGGCACGCCGGCGGCGAAGATGCCGCAAGTGGCGAAGCCAGAGATCAAGGCGCGCGCGGCGCGGCTGCGGGCGGCGGGCGAGGCGGCGCTGGTGCGTCATTTCACGCGGCATGTTGGCGAGGTGCGCGAGGCACTTGTAGAGCGCGGAACCGCAGCACGCCTGCCGGATTTCACGCAGGTGGCCTTGGATGCGGACGGTGAGGGCGGTCAGATCGTCCCGGTACGGATTACAGGCCATGATGGCAAACAGCTTTTGGGCGAGACCCTGACATGA
- the ftsY gene encoding signal recognition particle-docking protein FtsY, with translation MILWFGKKKQLDEAKAAGETMKAPELSAEELAAQEAAAREKAEIEAKVAEANRAWEERQKREAQEAEDEAVRAKAAAELKLLEERREHARLRAEAEAAARAAAEAEANDPGLFGRLGEGLARSTARLSEGLAALGRRKLDAAALEELEDLLITSDMGSKVAARVTKGFAKGRFDREVSGDEIRAALASEIEAILKPREKVVDFSDGPRPRVVLFVGVNGSGKTTTIGKIASRLQEQGAKALLVAGDTFRAAAVEQLKVWGARAGIPVLAKGTGADSAGLVYEAVEKAKAEDLDLVLVDTAGRLQNKAELMSELGKIVRVVRKIDPQAPHDVILVLDATVGQNALSQVEAFRHTAGVTGLVMTKLDGTAKGGVLVAIAEAHDLPIHFIGIGEKAEDLRPFSAEAFAKALVGLKA, from the coding sequence ATGATCCTCTGGTTCGGCAAGAAGAAACAACTCGACGAGGCCAAGGCCGCGGGCGAGACAATGAAGGCGCCGGAGCTGTCGGCGGAAGAGCTGGCGGCTCAGGAAGCCGCGGCGCGCGAGAAGGCCGAGATCGAGGCGAAGGTCGCCGAGGCGAACCGGGCCTGGGAAGAGCGTCAGAAGCGCGAGGCACAGGAGGCTGAAGACGAAGCCGTGCGCGCGAAAGCGGCGGCCGAGCTGAAGCTGCTGGAAGAGCGGCGCGAGCATGCGCGCCTGCGCGCGGAGGCCGAAGCGGCGGCGCGCGCGGCGGCGGAAGCCGAGGCGAATGATCCGGGCCTGTTCGGGCGGCTCGGCGAAGGCCTCGCGCGGTCCACCGCGCGGCTCAGCGAAGGCCTCGCCGCGCTCGGCCGCCGGAAGCTCGACGCGGCCGCGCTGGAAGAACTCGAAGACCTGCTGATCACCTCCGACATGGGCTCGAAGGTGGCGGCGCGGGTGACCAAGGGCTTCGCCAAGGGGCGCTTCGACCGCGAAGTTTCGGGCGACGAGATCCGTGCGGCGCTCGCCAGCGAGATCGAGGCGATCCTGAAGCCGCGCGAGAAGGTCGTCGACTTTTCGGACGGGCCGCGCCCCCGCGTGGTGCTGTTCGTGGGCGTCAACGGGTCCGGCAAGACAACGACGATCGGCAAGATCGCCTCACGCCTGCAGGAGCAGGGGGCGAAGGCGCTGCTGGTGGCGGGCGACACGTTCCGCGCGGCGGCGGTTGAGCAGCTGAAGGTCTGGGGCGCGCGCGCCGGTATTCCGGTGCTGGCAAAGGGCACCGGTGCGGACTCGGCGGGGCTCGTCTACGAAGCGGTCGAGAAGGCGAAGGCGGAAGACCTGGACCTCGTGCTGGTCGACACGGCGGGCCGGTTGCAGAACAAGGCCGAGCTGATGTCCGAGCTCGGCAAGATCGTCCGTGTCGTGAGGAAGATTGATCCGCAGGCGCCGCACGATGTGATCCTGGTGCTGGATGCGACCGTTGGCCAGAATGCGCTCTCGCAGGTGGAGGCTTTCCGGCATACGGCGGGTGTGACCGGCCTCGTGATGACCAAGCTAGACGGCACGGCAAAGGGCGGCGTGCTGGTGGCGATTGCCGAGGCGCACGACCTGCCGATCCACTTCATCGGCATCGGCGAGAAGGCCGAAGACCTCCGCCCGTTCAGTGCGGAGGCCTTTGCGAAGGCGTTGGTGGGGTTGAAAGCGTAG
- a CDS encoding helix-turn-helix transcriptional regulator codes for MKNIIRALRTERGWSQQELADKLDVSRQSVNAIETGKYDPSLPLAFALARLFGRRIEELFDDGVSVAE; via the coding sequence ATGAAGAACATCATCCGTGCCCTGCGCACCGAGCGTGGCTGGAGCCAGCAGGAGCTGGCTGACAAGCTCGATGTCTCCCGCCAGTCCGTCAATGCCATCGAGACCGGGAAGTACGACCCCTCGCTGCCCCTCGCCTTCGCCCTCGCCCGCCTGTTCGGACGCCGCATCGAAGAATTGTTCGATGACGGAGTGAGCGTCGCGGAATAA
- a CDS encoding amidohydrolase family protein, with amino-acid sequence MTTYDLIIRGGTIIDGSGAPAFEGDVAVSGGVISAVGKVNGKGIEEIDARGQTVTPGFVDLHTHYDGQAAWAEAISPSSLHGITTAVMGNCGVGFAPCKPEDHGRLIRLMEGVEDIPYPVLEEGLPWAWESFPDYLDFLSTRKFDTDICAQLPHAALRVYVMGDRGANREDATLADIAAMKQLAKEAVMAGAMGFSTSRTLNHRTSDGQPTPTLTASQDELTGIAMGLAEAGRGVLQFVSDFNDPQKEAAMLRRLVEVSGRPLSVSLAQADVAPEGWRLLLGAIETAAAEGLPIRAQVAPRPVGVLLGLDLTLNPFSAHPVYREIADLPHADRVRTLNNPDFRARLLADEPNTDNPFLKVMLRSFGKIFQLSDPVDYEPGPDRTLEAIAARRGVKPEEAALDLMLERGGTGMLYLPFLNYSQGTLDPIAEMMQSPATLPGLSDGGAHVGMICDGSFTTTMLTHWIRDRTRGPKLSPEYLIHKQSRATAEWIGLWDRGLIAPGMRADLNVINLSGLKLHLPEVIRDLPAGGRRLMQRASGYTATILKGQITHRDGTPTGAKPGRLVRGAQHAPASAIAAE; translated from the coding sequence ATGACCACTTACGACCTGATCATCCGGGGCGGCACCATCATCGACGGCTCCGGCGCACCCGCCTTCGAAGGCGACGTCGCGGTCTCGGGCGGCGTGATTTCGGCCGTCGGCAAGGTAAATGGCAAGGGTATCGAAGAAATCGACGCGCGGGGCCAGACGGTCACGCCGGGCTTCGTCGACCTGCACACCCACTACGACGGACAAGCCGCCTGGGCCGAAGCGATCAGCCCCTCCTCGCTGCATGGCATCACCACGGCCGTCATGGGCAATTGCGGCGTCGGCTTTGCACCGTGCAAACCGGAGGACCACGGGCGGTTGATCCGCCTAATGGAAGGCGTGGAGGACATCCCCTATCCCGTTCTGGAAGAGGGCCTGCCCTGGGCCTGGGAAAGTTTCCCGGACTATCTGGACTTCCTCTCCACCCGCAAGTTCGACACCGACATCTGTGCCCAGCTGCCCCACGCCGCCCTGCGCGTCTATGTCATGGGCGATCGCGGCGCCAACCGCGAGGACGCCACCCTCGCCGACATCGCGGCGATGAAACAGCTCGCCAAGGAAGCCGTGATGGCCGGCGCGATGGGCTTCTCCACGTCGCGCACGCTTAACCACCGCACCTCGGACGGCCAGCCGACACCCACCCTCACCGCCTCGCAGGATGAACTCACCGGCATCGCGATGGGCCTCGCCGAAGCCGGGCGCGGCGTGCTGCAATTCGTGTCGGACTTCAACGACCCCCAGAAAGAGGCCGCCATGCTGCGCCGCCTCGTCGAGGTCTCCGGCCGCCCGCTCTCTGTCTCGCTCGCGCAGGCGGATGTCGCTCCCGAAGGCTGGCGCCTGCTGCTCGGCGCCATCGAGACGGCCGCCGCCGAAGGCCTGCCGATCCGCGCGCAGGTCGCGCCGCGCCCCGTCGGTGTGCTGCTCGGTCTTGACCTGACGTTGAACCCGTTCAGCGCCCACCCGGTCTACCGCGAGATCGCAGACCTTCCGCATGCGGACCGTGTCCGCACACTGAACAATCCGGACTTCCGTGCCCGCCTGCTCGCCGATGAGCCGAACACGGACAATCCTTTCCTGAAAGTGATGCTCCGCAGCTTTGGCAAGATTTTCCAACTCTCCGATCCTGTCGACTACGAACCCGGCCCGGACCGCACGCTGGAAGCAATCGCCGCCCGCCGCGGCGTGAAGCCGGAGGAAGCCGCCCTCGACCTGATGCTGGAACGCGGCGGCACCGGCATGCTCTACCTGCCCTTCCTCAACTACTCTCAAGGCACGCTCGACCCGATCGCCGAGATGATGCAGAGCCCCGCCACCCTGCCCGGCCTCTCGGATGGCGGCGCGCATGTCGGCATGATCTGCGACGGCTCGTTCACCACCACAATGCTGACCCACTGGATCCGAGACCGCACACGCGGGCCGAAACTTTCGCCGGAATACCTCATCCACAAACAATCCCGCGCGACCGCCGAATGGATCGGCCTCTGGGACCGGGGCCTGATCGCGCCCGGCATGCGGGCGGACCTGAACGTCATCAACCTCTCCGGCCTGAAGCTGCACCTGCCGGAAGTCATCCGCGACCTGCCCGCGGGCGGGCGCCGCCTGATGCAACGCGCCTCTGGCTACACCGCCACCATCCTCAAGGGCCAGATCACACACCGTGATGGCACGCCAACGGGGGCCAAACCCGGCCGCCTCGTTCGAGGTGCCCAGCACGCACCGGCGTCCGCGATCGCGGCGGAATAA
- a CDS encoding EamA family transporter, producing MTAATLPVVLCLASALTVAVTNVMVKRGGDVLTTRAIVALVMALTVLPIAPFVPAPPPETWWLIALSMVVHWFYQFCAIRALHRGALSLVFPVMRGLGPLATAALAAVLLHEKLALWQVAGLVLASLSILVFALPTGATHEARRLDRAAMFWAMMTAVGVGLYAVADTKAARAMPTPFTFIVWLFLIDWIGVTLVLAWQRRGRVVASLRPEMRNGVIGGIAGSVSYGMAIYAYTLTDAAMVTALRETSVVFAAGFGAWLLKESFGRRRIVAASTLAMGLVLMQAAA from the coding sequence ATGACTGCTGCCACCTTGCCTGTCGTACTCTGCCTTGCCTCGGCCCTGACCGTGGCGGTGACGAACGTCATGGTGAAGCGCGGCGGCGATGTGCTGACGACGCGGGCGATCGTGGCGCTGGTCATGGCGCTGACCGTGTTGCCGATCGCGCCCTTCGTGCCGGCGCCGCCGCCGGAGACCTGGTGGCTGATCGCGCTTTCCATGGTGGTACACTGGTTCTACCAGTTCTGTGCCATCCGGGCCTTGCACCGGGGCGCGCTGTCGCTGGTGTTTCCGGTGATGCGCGGGCTTGGGCCGCTGGCCACCGCCGCGCTGGCTGCCGTGCTGCTGCACGAGAAGCTGGCGCTCTGGCAGGTCGCCGGGCTGGTGCTGGCGAGCCTGTCGATCCTCGTTTTTGCCCTGCCGACCGGTGCGACCCATGAGGCGCGCCGGCTCGACCGGGCGGCGATGTTCTGGGCGATGATGACGGCCGTGGGCGTCGGCCTGTATGCGGTGGCCGACACCAAGGCGGCGCGGGCCATGCCGACGCCGTTCACCTTCATCGTGTGGCTGTTCCTGATCGACTGGATCGGGGTGACGCTGGTGCTCGCCTGGCAGCGGCGGGGCAGGGTGGTGGCAAGCCTGCGGCCGGAAATGCGCAACGGTGTCATCGGCGGCATCGCGGGCTCGGTTTCCTACGGTATGGCCATCTATGCCTATACGCTTACCGACGCCGCGATGGTGACGGCTTTGCGCGAGACCTCGGTCGTGTTCGCGGCGGGGTTCGGCGCCTGGCTGCTGAAGGAGAGCTTCGGGCGCCGGCGGATCGTGGCAGCCAGCACGCTGGCAATGGGACTGGTCCTGATGCAGGCGGCGGCCTGA
- a CDS encoding DedA family protein yields the protein MFQKTMDWTMSLAGRRSAEGWLAFVAFVESSVFFLPAELLFIPMALARPERAYRLALIASVGSVLGGIAGYYLGALAFNELARPMLEALGKLDDFNHMRACTGDDTMVTLLLTSSLTHIPPMKVVTILAGAANVSFALFVATCIVARGGRFLAMAWALNTYGEAIRHFIEKRLGLIAGVGGAVLIAAFVAYKMLSGHGASAC from the coding sequence ATGTTCCAGAAGACCATGGATTGGACGATGTCGCTGGCCGGGCGCCGGAGCGCCGAGGGCTGGCTGGCCTTTGTGGCGTTCGTGGAGAGCTCGGTATTCTTCCTGCCGGCGGAGCTGCTGTTCATCCCGATGGCGCTGGCGCGGCCGGAGCGGGCCTACCGGCTGGCGCTGATTGCCTCGGTCGGCTCTGTCTTGGGCGGCATTGCCGGGTATTACCTTGGCGCGCTGGCTTTCAACGAACTGGCCCGGCCGATGCTGGAAGCGCTGGGCAAGCTCGACGACTTCAACCACATGCGCGCCTGCACCGGCGACGACACGATGGTGACGCTGCTGTTGACCTCCAGCCTGACGCACATTCCGCCGATGAAAGTGGTGACCATCCTTGCCGGGGCGGCGAATGTCAGCTTCGCGCTGTTTGTCGCGACCTGCATTGTCGCGCGCGGCGGCCGGTTCCTGGCGATGGCCTGGGCGCTGAACACGTATGGCGAGGCGATCCGCCATTTCATCGAGAAGCGCCTCGGCCTGATTGCAGGGGTTGGCGGCGCGGTGCTGATCGCGGCCTTCGTTGCCTACAAGATGCTGTCCGGGCACGGCGCATCGGCTTGTTAG
- a CDS encoding lipopolysaccharide biosynthesis protein, whose translation MSLSRHLAGYLPVNLASGLASFGAVYVFTRVLGAEEYGVYALMLWAMAMIHTVSLTWVEAAAYRFTADAEASGTLADHYATAASLMLKALVIALGLAGLVWFGLRGLPHYAATMPGIAALLPLNLVVQVALQAHKAGLRVRRYAFTETFRLLTGFALGALVALKTGLGAAAPFAGLAGAAFLMALREGVWLAGAARGGRTTRAKEKAWAAYGLPVAAALILDLVVSGIDRPMIAALMPEGEAAVGAYAAGYGVADKTVLLLCAWAAMAGSPLVMAAYERGGSAAAAEAARGLIRTLLFVGIPAAVGIALVARPLGEAMIGEAVRAQAIAIMPWIAASGLLNGLLIHYFAEAFQLARRTHERAILMLVPAAVNVVLNFLLIPHFGLMGAVAATLVCYATGVLLLALAGRRHVALPVPVGDLARIGLAALAMWPVVWMLPDLGGWSELLLKAGAGALAYAAAALVLDAGGARTIVRDRLGKTGTPPAT comes from the coding sequence ATGAGCCTGTCGCGTCATCTGGCCGGATACCTCCCCGTAAACCTTGCCAGCGGGCTTGCCTCGTTCGGCGCGGTCTATGTGTTCACGCGCGTGCTCGGCGCGGAGGAGTACGGCGTTTACGCGCTGATGCTGTGGGCCATGGCGATGATCCACACGGTCAGCCTGACCTGGGTCGAGGCGGCGGCCTACCGGTTCACGGCGGACGCAGAAGCGTCCGGCACGCTGGCCGACCACTATGCCACGGCGGCGAGCCTCATGCTGAAGGCGCTGGTGATTGCGCTGGGGCTGGCGGGGCTGGTCTGGTTCGGCCTTCGGGGGCTGCCGCACTATGCCGCGACGATGCCCGGGATCGCGGCGCTCCTGCCGCTGAACCTCGTGGTGCAGGTGGCGCTTCAGGCGCACAAGGCGGGGCTGCGGGTGCGCCGGTATGCGTTCACCGAAACATTCCGCCTGCTGACGGGTTTTGCGCTCGGCGCACTGGTCGCCCTGAAAACCGGGCTCGGCGCTGCGGCGCCCTTCGCTGGCCTGGCGGGCGCAGCTTTCCTCATGGCCCTGCGTGAAGGCGTCTGGCTCGCGGGCGCGGCGCGCGGTGGGCGCACGACGCGGGCAAAGGAAAAGGCCTGGGCAGCTTACGGCCTGCCGGTCGCGGCGGCCTTGATCCTCGACCTCGTCGTCTCCGGTATCGACCGGCCGATGATCGCGGCCCTGATGCCGGAGGGCGAGGCGGCCGTCGGCGCCTATGCTGCGGGCTACGGGGTGGCCGACAAGACCGTGCTGTTGCTGTGCGCCTGGGCCGCCATGGCGGGCAGCCCGCTGGTAATGGCGGCGTACGAGCGGGGAGGGAGCGCGGCAGCCGCAGAGGCGGCGCGCGGATTGATTCGTACACTGTTGTTCGTCGGTATTCCTGCCGCGGTGGGCATCGCGCTCGTCGCCCGCCCGCTGGGAGAGGCGATGATCGGCGAAGCGGTGCGCGCGCAGGCTATTGCGATCATGCCCTGGATTGCGGCGTCCGGGCTGCTGAACGGCTTGCTGATCCATTATTTCGCCGAAGCCTTCCAGCTGGCGCGGCGCACGCACGAGCGCGCGATCCTGATGCTCGTGCCGGCGGCGGTGAACGTCGTGCTGAACTTCCTGCTGATCCCGCACTTCGGCTTGATGGGCGCGGTGGCGGCAACGCTCGTCTGCTACGCAACCGGCGTCCTCCTGCTTGCGCTCGCCGGGCGCCGGCATGTTGCGCTGCCCGTGCCTGTGGGCGACCTTGCGCGCATCGGTCTTGCCGCGCTCGCCATGTGGCCGGTGGTCTGGATGCTTCCGGACCTTGGCGGCTGGTCAGAGCTGCTGCTGAAGGCCGGGGCAGGGGCACTTGCCTATGCGGCTGCGGCGCTGGTGCTTGATGCTGGCGGCGCGCGGACGATCGTGCGAGACAGGCTCGGCAAAACCGGAACCCCGCCTGCAACGTAG
- a CDS encoding septation protein IspZ — MTDTSKPDSDLGAAAGKANQLWGDFVPVIAFVLVYNVFRRVELLDGLINKDTAIFWATGALLALMLGFLAKQVISRQPVSQIMLFSSGIVAGFGLIGILLQEKAFIYVKPTIQQLFMAVMIFVPLLFGRNIWKSLFSKVFDLPDFAWRTLAIRWGFFFIAMALWNEYLWRTYAPGFDVPLVMAGIPVAPAGAYEFLGLTFGAKDAEDVWANWKLGNMVIVLIFGALNTPYTLKHMREPEGEAAA, encoded by the coding sequence ATGACTGACACATCGAAACCCGACAGCGACCTCGGCGCAGCGGCCGGCAAGGCAAACCAGCTCTGGGGCGACTTCGTTCCGGTGATCGCGTTCGTGCTCGTCTACAACGTTTTCCGGCGCGTCGAGCTGCTGGACGGTCTGATCAACAAGGACACCGCAATCTTCTGGGCCACGGGCGCGCTGCTCGCGCTGATGCTGGGCTTTCTCGCGAAGCAGGTGATCAGCCGCCAGCCGGTGTCGCAGATCATGCTGTTTTCTTCCGGCATCGTTGCCGGTTTCGGCCTGATTGGCATCCTGCTCCAGGAGAAGGCCTTCATCTATGTGAAGCCGACGATCCAGCAGCTGTTCATGGCGGTGATGATCTTCGTGCCGTTGCTGTTTGGCCGTAACATCTGGAAATCGCTGTTCTCGAAAGTGTTCGACCTGCCGGATTTCGCCTGGCGCACGCTTGCCATCCGCTGGGGCTTCTTCTTCATCGCGATGGCCCTCTGGAACGAGTACCTGTGGCGCACGTATGCGCCGGGCTTCGACGTGCCGCTGGTGATGGCGGGCATTCCGGTCGCGCCGGCCGGCGCCTATGAATTCCTTGGGCTGACATTCGGTGCGAAAGATGCCGAGGATGTGTGGGCCAACTGGAAACTCGGCAACATGGTGATCGTGCTGATCTTCGGCGCGCTCAACACGCCCTACACGCTGAAACACATGCGCGAGCCGGAAGGCGAAGCCGCCGCCTAG
- a CDS encoding NUDIX hydrolase, which produces MTDQLPTPFQHEDFRLAVPEGDDRVRRICNRCNFVDYVNPKIVVGSVVTQGERILLCKRAIEPRKGFWTLPAGFMEEGESVEEGAMREAREEACAEIAIDRLLAVYSVPRIAQVQVMFRAELRSEIAPGPESEEVMLVEWKDIPWSQLAFPTVVWALTHFAETRGQDSFAPFANPPGTDKLTR; this is translated from the coding sequence ATGACTGATCAATTGCCAACTCCTTTCCAGCATGAAGATTTTCGACTGGCCGTTCCGGAAGGAGATGACAGGGTACGGCGTATCTGTAACCGCTGCAACTTCGTGGACTATGTGAACCCGAAGATCGTTGTCGGCTCGGTCGTCACGCAAGGTGAGCGCATCCTCCTGTGCAAACGCGCGATCGAACCCCGCAAGGGTTTCTGGACGCTCCCGGCAGGTTTCATGGAGGAGGGCGAGAGCGTCGAGGAAGGCGCCATGCGCGAGGCACGCGAGGAAGCCTGTGCCGAGATCGCCATCGACCGGCTGCTGGCGGTTTACTCCGTACCCCGCATCGCGCAGGTGCAGGTGATGTTTCGCGCCGAACTCAGGTCAGAGATCGCGCCGGGTCCGGAAAGCGAAGAAGTGATGCTGGTGGAATGGAAGGACATTCCGTGGTCGCAGCTGGCGTTCCCCACGGTCGTCTGGGCGCTCACCCACTTTGCCGAAACGCGCGGACAGGATTCGTTCGCGCCGTTCGCAAATCCGCCCGGCACCGACAAGCTGACGCGCTAG
- a CDS encoding MarR family transcriptional regulator: protein MAFNLNASPSHLLHRAQQIAANHSAAALKTAGLTLRQFSVLAALSGNEGVSQSDLVNATGVDRSTLADMVARMEAGGMIKRSDSKTDARAKSVSLTVKGKKAYDKALPAVSKADAALFATLAKAKQDALMQGLGGLVEDAEKKEAAPAPKAKKAPAKAAPKKAPAKAAKKAPAKKKK, encoded by the coding sequence ATGGCCTTCAACCTCAACGCCTCGCCCAGCCACCTCCTGCACCGCGCCCAGCAGATCGCCGCCAACCACTCGGCCGCTGCCCTGAAAACGGCCGGTCTCACGCTGCGCCAGTTCTCTGTCCTCGCTGCCCTCTCGGGCAACGAAGGTGTCAGCCAGTCCGATCTTGTCAATGCCACCGGCGTTGACCGCTCGACCCTCGCCGACATGGTCGCCCGCATGGAAGCCGGCGGCATGATCAAGCGCTCCGACTCGAAAACGGATGCCCGCGCCAAGTCGGTCAGCCTCACCGTCAAAGGCAAGAAAGCCTATGACAAAGCCCTGCCGGCTGTCTCGAAAGCTGACGCTGCCCTGTTCGCCACGCTCGCCAAGGCGAAGCAGGACGCCCTGATGCAAGGCCTCGGCGGCCTCGTCGAAGACGCCGAGAAGAAAGAAGCTGCTCCGGCGCCGAAAGCCAAGAAAGCTCCGGCCAAGGCTGCTCCGAAAAAAGCGCCTGCCAAGGCTGCCAAAAAGGCTCCGGCCAAGAAGAAGAAATAA